The following are encoded in a window of Zymoseptoria tritici IPO323 chromosome 4, whole genome shotgun sequence genomic DNA:
- a CDS encoding signal recognition particle receptor beta subunit (Signal recognition particle receptor beta subunit) gives MTGQTSSKLADWFTWSVSGNLSAIVVTLLIALILPVLIHSYLYRQAVSREAPSILLVGPSGSGKTSLFTLFATSTTPTTHTSQSPLTANCTLPSHIRSSSSQFRSENDSSDRPTFTLTDTPGHGKLRHHAFTLLTATPQPKNIIFTVDSAALSSPSGLTEAAEYLHDVLLLLQKRANSRKGSKGPEEVRVLVAANKQDVFTSLPEAVVRVKLEEEIARVRGGRSSGVVKAGGEEGGAEDEEGNWLGEFGREGFGFGEVEESGVLVKVVGGNVREGEGEGKVEGWWEWVGEGL, from the exons ATGACCGGTCAGACGTCCAGCAAGTTAGCAGACTGGTTCACCTGGTCCGTCTCAGGCAACCTCTCCGCCATCGTCGTAACGCTCCTCATCGCCCTCATCCTCCCGGTCCTGATCCACTCATATCTCTACCGACAAGCCGTCTCACGAGAAGCACCAAGtatcctcctcgtcggaCCCAGCGGATCAGGAAAGACAAGTCTCTTCACACTC TTCgcaacctccaccacccccaCAACCCACACCTCCCAATCCCCCCTCACCGCCAACTGCACGCTCCCCTCCCACatccgctcctcctcctctcaaTTCCGCTCCGAAAACGACTCCTCCGACCGACCCACCTTCACCCTAACCGACACCCCCGGCCACGGAAAACTCCGCCACCACGCCTTCACCCTCCTCACAGCAACCCCTCAACCCAAAAACATAATCTTCACCGTCGACTCCGCCGCTCTAAGTTCCCCCTCTGGCCTCACCGAAGCCGCAGAATATCTACACGATGTATTACTACTCCTACAAAAACGCGCCAACTCGAGGAAAGGAAGCAAAGGCCCGGAAGAAGTGAGGGTGCTGGTGGCGGCGAATAAACAGGATGTGTTTACGAGTTTGCcggaggcggtggtgcgGGTGAAACTGGAAGAGGAGATTGCACGGGTGAGAGGGGGAAGGAGTAGTGGGGTGGTGAAGGCaggtggggaggagggaggggcggaggatgaagaggggAATTGGTTGGGGGAGTTTGGGAGGGAGGGGTTTGGGTttggggaggtggaggagagtgggGTGTTGGTGAAGGTTGTGGGGGGGAATGTtagggagggggagggggaggggaaGGTGGAGGGGTGGTGGGAGTGGGTTGGGGAGGGGTTGTGA